One Primulina eburnea isolate SZY01 chromosome 4, ASM2296580v1, whole genome shotgun sequence genomic window, GTACCTCTTATTGGAATTTGTTCGGAAAAAcctgttttgacattttaatCTGCTAAGTTCATTGATAATCTAAGGCaacctatttatttatttttcttaaaaagaagtgAAACTTTACCTTAATTCAAGATTTCGAATTTATTGTATACGTGAACTAAAAATTAAGACTGTGAACAAGTTGGATCATGTgaatttctcatatttttataacAAGTTCGGAAATAGCCGCCGGTGATCATACATCCAATTTTACCTCAATTCATGTTTCTAATTTTCTAATCTACTTGATGGAAATTTTTTGCTGCAAGGTGGCCCGACAATGAGACtagaaatatttattattacatTTGTTTTCGAAAATCTTGATGAAAAAGGTGAAGGGCCCTCGCAATAAATGCTTCAAAAATGGTGGCTTCTGTTTTCAAGCAGTTACGGTGCTTTCCTGACGCGCATGCTTAAAAGCACGCTTTCTGTTGTGACAGCTCCATTTTTCTGGCGTCGTGCGAATAACAATTAATGTTGGCTCTTTGTTTTTTTCGCACTTCAAGATTTTTGTATCTCCACAGTGAACTTGGCCTACGAGTGATCAATTGATGGAAAATTTACAGATTAATCGAGCATCATGAAATGAGAATAAACAGAAATCTACGCCATATGTATTTGATTCTTGTCACTGTATACGCAAGCCAATATATTTCTCAAATGCAAGTCCAGTCTAGCGGCTGCACCCCGAATGTGACATTCTCCGTTGAGCTTCGTCCTACTTTAATGATTTCATCGTTTTTAGGCGGATCATCCCCCCAAATTTATTCTTACAAATCATTGTTTTATCATGTGATAACAGATCCGAGTATGATATCATATGGGGCTTGCTCTTGATATCTACATTCAAGAAACAAAATCTCAAACCAAGGAAACAAAATGGTCCATAAAATCCAGTCAATGCTAAAAGCAAGCATTGGAACCTGATTCTGCAAGCTCGTTGCAGCAGTCCACCGCTGCTGTGGTTGGGAAGAAAATGAGCCATCGCTAATGAAAGCTATCGCCCTTGATTCTTCTTGTCTGTTGGTCAAAATTGGGGGTGGTAGTTCTCTCATCACATAAAGTACAAATGCCGAAGGCACCGATGAACCTGGAAAAATATTCTAACCTTAAAATATGTAGCAACACTTCACATATCGTTATTCaatccataaaaataaaatgaaagacCATTCTTCCAATAAACATAAAACGATTTTGACCGAATAAACACACACAACCTTAATCTCCACAATATTCAGAGAACATCATTGCATTTAAAATGGTTAGAACGAGGACATGTAGCCATCTTGAACAGTAgattaaattaatattcaaGTGAAAGAGTTGCATTATGATGAAAAAGTTGCGAGAGTTACCCACGAAAAAGTACAGAACAAGTAAAAGGGATGTATAGGCACCGTCTATCTGTCTCACAGACCAGTGATAAAACAGCTGCAATAATGAAACACCATTTGCCTCTGAAACCCTTTTTATCAGAAATATGAATTTAGGGGAACATGTAAGAGAATCGGCAAGAAGAACATACGGGTATATTTGTTGCTAAAGCAACAACAGCACTTAACGTAAAGCATACAACAGATACAATGGCCAATCCAGCAACCTGTTACCTCGTAAAGGAAATCAATCACATTAATGGTAAGAGAAATCAATCATTTTAATggtaagaaaaagaaaaaagaaactaCCATTCCACACATAATCAAACCAGCAACACGATTCCGTACAAAAAGGAATAAGAATTATAGATACACATCTAAAAAGAATCGATCCCATTGAATAGATTAAACATAGTTATGGCAAATAATGATACGCCTTAACTGATGCATCACTTTTTAAATGTCAGATGACTTAGGAAACATGTAATTTCAGAAACTTCTCTGGCTGCCAATTGtcttataaaataattatttgaacgGAACCATGATAAACCACCAGAGTAAATTGAGTAACTACCTTCCACACCTCTGAGGATGCCCGCTCAGATCTCACTCTTCTCATTTTCAAGAACAAAATAAGACCTGAATATCAAATTTAATTGATGAACaagaaaatacatatatatagcaGGGAAAATAATACAAATCATGAGGTGAAATTACCcagatcaaataaataatagcAAAGATTGTTCACAATTTTTGGTCACCAACTTCTTGAATTACTTTTTTAAACTTACTTTATCGCTAAAGAGAAGGCAGTTGTTTACAAGAGTTCATTTATAGGTTCATGAGCATTTGAAACACATAGCATGTAGAGATTTAAAAATTTAGGAGGGGTTGAAAAATACTATCTTAAGTGATTGGGTCTGATCACAAATTTCTCAACTTACCTACTTTGATGGAAAAATATGCGAACGATGATTCTAGTATGAGGTATTGTACTCATAACTCAATATAGTAATAAATAGACACAGCATACTTAAGCCATATCTACTCCATTTAGTAGTAGTTACAAAAACATAACTATAGTAAAATCTTAGAACGGGCTATTTATGTGCAAGACATTTTAGAAATTTTTTCCATTCCCCCTCCCCTCTTTGGTTTCTCGGTACAATGCTAGGCAAGTGCTGAAGGTATGCCCTAGTGCATGTCCATGTCTACAATGTGTCCGACATGACACCTGTTCATTTTCAAGATTCTAGAAGCAATATAACTGCCAAAATCGGCTGGATGGAAAGAAAAAAGACTTCCACCGAGAAGCCAACCATATGAATCAAGTCACAGTATCAGTAAGAATGGGTAATCTAGAAGTTTATCCCTTCGATATGCCTTACAGTTGACGGGTGGTCACATTGGATTTACATTAATAGTCTGTTCAACAAATTCAGTTGTGTGATGTGTCATTGACAACAGTTTATGGCAAAAGTCCCATGGTCAGGTTGTTATGAAATAAATGTATCTACAATCAATAAATATTCAATGATATAAGATGGTTTGGCCTCATTTGTTGAACTCAGATAGTTTGTAAGCTATAGTGATATCTCTCTCGTTCGTCTTTATGAATACCCTAATGAATATGCATATTTGCTTTCTTTTGGTTTAAATCTTTTAGATACAAATCGACCCATAACTCTCAACTCCTAGTTCATACAATGGGATGTTGGGTTTAATTCCAGATATTAAAAGCATAGACAGGGAAAAATTAATCCTAGCACCAAAAACAGGGGGAAAACAATCAAGTTGTGTGTGAGGCTGTAGGCACTCACCATAGCATGCCAACGCTCCTCCGAGCAAAAGAACGGCTATGGCAATGAGATCTACATATACCTGAAATATAATTACAAACTTTCGGTTATTCGAGAGCCCTCTGGAATTATATATGGTAATAGGTCAAACATATTTGACACAAAAAACCAAATGGCAATGCATACATGCCTGCGCCACAACTGCTGAATCAATTGTATTCTTTCCCATGCCAATCCAGATAAGCACAGAAGAGGCGGCCATTATTGCAAAAACCAAGAGAGTAACCTGTTGAAAGTTTGAGATCAGACAAAGCAGAAGATGGCTGCAATATAGATTACAAGAATGTGGTGCTCAAATTGCTTGTATACCAAAATCACAACTTTCTGTCGGCTTCCTACATGAATCAACCTAAAGGAGCAACAATTTCTACTACCATTTGCAGTAGGATCGGCTTTATTCCTTTTATCCAGAAGAACTTCTTGAGGGCTTTCTtcatcttcatcatcatcatttgaCTGATGACAAAGGTCAACCCTGCAAATCCCAACAATTGATGTTTATCTTCCCATCGTGAAATATTATCATATCCGTTCACATTAAACACATGTTGGACCCTCACAACATTAATGCGAGATTCATCAACGTACTATAAATAACAAAAGCACAATCCACTAGAGGGTAACAGAATGTCAGAGAATCCATCAAAAGAATGAAATTGCAAATAAACAATTTCTTGTCCAAGAGGCTCTTAAACCAACTGAACACAATCTAATACTCTCTGTTATACGTAAAATGTTAGTTGATCTCTTTGAGAAATTTTGATGCacgacaaaataataataataataataataacaataataataataataataataataataataataataataataatatcagaAGGTAATTGTTTATGAACAGATTTCTCACTGTGTAAATATAATAAACACTAGCTGTAATTTTTTTTGAACAGATACCGTTTTAGCATTCCCTAAAAGCATGTGTAGAAAGGTATCAGTTTTAGTTATGATAAATATAATGCTACTTTTTTGCATTGTGCTGAGGGTTCACATCCGCATTGGAAATGCTAGATTGTGGATATTGCAAACACAATTATATATTCCACTGAAATTGTGATCCCATGGAAATATTATGCACCATAATAATACAGCGACTGGACTCAAGTCATAATTTATCAATCGAACATCAGCTTACCAGAATGAAAAGAGTAGAAGAAATGCTGCAACAAATAGAATTTTGGGGAGAGCTGAAAAGGAAATTTGGAAGTAAACAACCCTTGTACAGTTATCATGTATCTAAACTTTATTGATCACCCAAGTAGAGAGTAATTTTCTTACCCATGACAATGAAACCACAAGAATGTGACCAGCAACTCCAACCCTTACAAGCAGCAACAAGATTTAAcacaaaataaacaaaatagCCTGCCAAGAAATGTCGAATACCAAAACTCGTCATAATCCAGAAAGCTATGTAGCACGGAtaccttaaaaaaaaaaaatttgaagtatCGGATACGGATACGACACGGATACGGATACGACACGCGGATACGCGTGTCGGATACCTCAAAATCCGTATCGTTGACTTTGTTTAGGGTTGACCAGCCGGATACGTTTTGGACACGGCGAGGACACGCCATGGATACGGCGTGGATACGTTTTTCGGATACGTTTGGGCAAAAttgtaaatatttaaaagttttaggggttaatttaaaaaaattaaaatttctagGGACTAgaaggaaaataatttaaaataaattaggtTGGGCTTTTAAATCCCTAAATACATTTGTTTATCTCTTTCATTCCATTTAAGTTCAAGCGGCTTTCAATTCAACCGATATGGATGTTTGATTTCTTTTTAATTGCTTAAGAtggattttatatttaatattttgtaattAAGATATTATGgttaataaaatattacaaCTATCTCTATAATTTTTACTCTTCAAtactaaatttatataaatataaatatatataatatttatatatattttaatgattGTCGTATCTTAGGCGTATCGTatcttatattttcaaaatttgacgtATCGCCGTATCCGTATCGTATTCGATACGATACTCGTATCCGTATCCATGCAACATAGCCAGAAAGAGAAGCTGCTCAAATTAAGAGAAACTTCAAGACAGGGATAAATAATTTATCCCAGATAGAAGGCAAGGTCATTGTTGGGACATTTTTACAATCAAAACCATCATTATTGTAAAATAGAAGTACCCACAGCACCCTGACTACTAGGAGAATCTATAAGTGCTAGCATTCATTTTCCCCTCTTATTGCTATTCTACTAACAAACTGGCGAAGTCCCAAATATACCCTAGCATTAATTGTTTCAGATATTCCTCGCCCAGCCTACTACAGTTGAAGCAATAGATGAGAACCTTTTGAACAGAATTAGTACAGATTTCtgcataataatttaaatttactgTACAAAACAAACCGTACATATAAATTGAGATGAGAAATGCACTCCATATATGTAAAAAATGAGATTGCAAGCATTCAGCTTTCATATATATAGCACATCAAAACTGCATCTACCAAAAGACATGGTAAAACAAAAATGTAATCCCAAAGCTAATTTTTCTAACCCAAATTGCAGGATCCAATCATTAGATGAAAGACCTGCAATCAAAAATACATTCTAATCAGCCAAcatctaaaaataaaaataaagagacAATCATGGAGCCATAGTATAGATTATAGACATCTAAACCACAAAACTAAAACTAATATTTTTGAGAACAATGTTTGCTTTTACTGAAATTTTCGTGGTCAAGTCATGTTTGCATTATATAGTGAAAGAGATAGACGACAAGATAAAGAGTCGTGTAAATCATATTATTACTCACTTTTTGGCGGGTGCAGCCAGCCACTGAATTCCTTGAATGAATCCTCATCAACTGGTAAAATGTTGGAGGAAAGACAAGTGAGAAATAAGGATATGCTAAAGAGTATATAAGATCAGAATAAATGAAACATgcataaacaaaaaaaatggtCGATTATAAACTCGTTTTTATTCTTAAATCATGTTTGGCATCACCTGCAAAATTTAAAAGATATAAAGCCCTATCTAAAAGATAAGTCATTGCTACATACTGAGGTATTTTGCCAGACATCATGCCACAAATTAAATGTATATTAGGAATTTTGACAGATATCACTAACTTCCTGAGATATTTTGGAAGCTATAAAGTGTTTGAGTGAAATATTCAGCAGAAAACACCCACCAAATTTCCTAGATACGAATGGCATCATACAGAACAATCTGCAGCACACAACTAATAATACTCTTCTTTTCTGAATTCCAACCAGTCATAACATTAGCATGAAAATGGCTTCTGATGCTTTCTTAGACACGTCTTTAATGTTTGATTGTACTGTTAAAATTTAAGGGCAGAATTCAGCAAATCGATTAACAGCTTTGCTCTTTCTTAACTAAAAAACTGTTAGTGAAAAAGATGTAGACAGTAGACACCATTCACATGGAAAAACTTACATGGTAAGAATCCTATGATAAAAAGCAAGAATTGAAATCACCCGGTCAATTTAACTTATTAAGTTGGCTGAAACTTGGATTTTCAGAGTTCCtacacgttaaattataagaaATTTTCATGTGAGGTCTGGGGCCTCCACTGCTAGACTCACAAACCATCCCACCGCAGTCTTTGGGTGGAAACTCACCTCTCCCAATTCCCACATGGTTCTGAAAACCTTTCATTTTCATGTCATTCAAACAAACACGCGTTTCTTATTTATTTGTATCGCACATTACTCCTCAGGAAAACCCAATGCAAGAAGCAAATTTAGGACAATGCGTAATACACATCTATCCTGGTCCAAGACTTGAAAGAATTCAGATGCCAGATTTTCAAGAACACCACATCACGCACTGTAGCAACAAAATCATCATCACATacataaaaaaaacaagaatTATCGGAACTAGAACACAAcccaaaaattaaaacaaaaaaaataaaaaatacctGACCAAAGGCAAGAATTGCAATCACGCAATCAACAGAAGCCAGACCCACGTTGACTCCCACCACAGCCTTCGGATAGCAACCTCCATCTCTCAATTCCAACATCTTCTTTCTCACGATTCTCTCTATTTTCCACTCTCACTCCACAGCATCGTGTGTGTTTGTCTGTATCTCCCAGATACACTTCAAGAAAGTCCAAATGCAAGGGACAAGATTTTGCAAACTGTGTGTGACTGACTATATGGATTTATCCTCGTTCCAAACCGAGGTATGAATGACAGAATGGTGCTACGGCAGGTATCGAAAGGGATACCCTTTCTCTTTATATATGAAATGTCAATGGCGCCTCAACagagtacagatctatgttggtATTCCTCCTTCACACCCtacaatacatatatatctgTCTTGTATCTATACATTGTACGTCTCTTCTTTGATGAAAATATGTCTTGGCATACGCGGTACAGATGTGATAATACTAAGTATtgtgatttttttaatatttgagaTTGACCCAGAAAGTGAGTCACATCGTAAATTTGACACGGTCGTTTCCTTCTATGATCCCAGCTTTTTCGagaaattattcatgttttttGAACGGGCAATATATGGTCGGGTTTATGCTTCTCAAAGCATTCTTTCAACTATTCATAACTTGTTTGTCTATTAAAAGAAGAGCGAGTCTtacgtgagaccgtatcacggatcttaatttgtgagatcgttgtcaaccttactcatattcacaataaaaaataacactcttagcataaaaaattatggcaaaaatttgtgtgagacgctcttacggatcgtattttgtgagacggatatcttatttttggtcatccatgaaaaaatattactttttatgctaagagtattactttttattttgaatatcggtaaggttgaccagtctcacagattatgatccgtgagacggtctcacatgagaacTACTCAAAatacggatcgtattttatgatacggatatcttatttaggtcatccatgaaaaagtattattttttatgctgagagtattactttttattttgaatatcggtagggttgacacgtctcacagattatgatctgtgagacggtctcatatgagacctactcaaaaattatacattttcatggataactcaaataagagatctgtctcataaacacgacccgtgagaccatctcacacaaatttttacattaaaaaaatcAGAAATTGAACAAGTAATGTATGCCCTAGTAacacgtgtatgtatatatacatacatacacatATACAAAGTTATATACAACTTTTTCGGTTTAAAATTAGGTTTGttcaattttaaaattgaaatacaAAATATATGAGATATAGCGAAAAGTCGTTTGAGGATTTTTTGGATTGTGGATAGATGAATGATGTTTTTTCTTATTGACATTATAGAGTGAGAACCATAAAAAAGTTCTGAATGTGTTTCTATCAATGCAAATGCCTTAATTTGACATTGTATATGTCAGCACCATGTTGATATCACATCAATGATGTATTAGTGTCGCTCGAGCACGAAgttagaaaaaaaaatctaaattattttttatacataaATATTACATTTTTCTATAAACATGAGTatagttgatccgtctcacaataaatatatatgagagcatctcacaagagacatattcTTATTTTATTAGCTTTTTTTGGTTTGTGATTGATTTGATTTTCCCAGAAATACATTAAGTACGTTGAAATTACACGTTTTGAtccatgaatttttatttaacgATAAAATAATATctgaatttaaaataaacttaaGCGTCCATTGTTGCAGCTGTTAATTGCTAATATTCGGAATACTCTAGCTAATAGATTGTAACAAAAGTGTTACATATTCCCCTGCCCCTTGTATGCATGAGTAGCACACAAATTGATAGATTCGAAAAACGACGGTTCACCATGTACAAAGAATTCGTTGTACGGAGGCTTCGGCTTTTGGAGAGTATATCAGTATAGTGGGTTTAAAAAGTACTTGTTCTTTCCTATGCAATAATTCATTGATTCCGCCAAGTCTCGataaaaaatgaatattttgatgCGGGATTGAAAGTGCTAGTGTGAAATCTGTATAAAAGTTGTGATATATAATGGTCAGACTTCGTGATATCAAttagtttttatgaaaatatattattcatttAGATAGATAATGTTTTTCATATAATTTActcaaaattataatatataatccACTTAAGAATTCAAAATATGACATTTATCTATACAAATtagatatttaatataattgtaTAATCGTTAtccaaataataattaaaaatcataaaaaaaaaattatgaatcaaATTGAACTATTAATAATCATGATTCATATACGTAATACATATATCGAGTGTGTGCGATTAGTGAATAATAATGGGCAATAGGATATTAGGTTTGTGGCTTGAACATAGCATCGGTGAAATGGCGTCTTTCACTTTAAAATCATGTTAtaacgtttttttttttaaaaaaaagaaaataataatacttttatCAAATGGCACATCCTTTGTTCCTTACAAGAAGAACTACGAAGTAGCTGTCAACCAACCATATTTTTCACATGACAATAAAAgttatttcaaaaattttttattttaccaaaaaaatattttataagtcGATTTCGTATATTGTGTTAATTATCAAATACTTGTTTATTCGTTTATTtctcaaatttaaaaaatatatatatactcgtTTATTCGTTTAtttctcaaatttaaatatatatatatttatattatatatatatatatatatatatatatatatatatatatatctacatATCTAAAAGAGGGAATAATGTGTTTTTGGCCAGTTTGTTGCAAGTTCCCGGTTGCTCTCATTACACGTGTCATGAGCATGTTCCTCCACCACATCACATACAAGGGCCATCAGCACGTGGGATGGGCTCTTCTCACCACAACACACACCTGTGGGTTACAGGTTACAGTGTCGATTTGTTTCTTCTTCCCTCTTCGTTTTCCTCTACTTCCTTTGTTTTGAAGCCTTGGTTCTCTCCACCGCAACAGAGAAGAGCCGGCAACAAAGTGTGTCTGCTCCTTTCGGATGGGCTGTTCTCTCCACCACAACACCGAACTGTAGTTTACAGTGAGGGTTCGTCTCCTTCTTCCCTCTCCGTTTTCCCAACAAAAAAAGTTTGCTTGGTGTGTTATCCGCCAAATACGGTCacaggaaaaataaaaaagcaACTCTTGACGTTTTTGGTACCCGGGGTTCTATTAGCATCAAGAAATGTGAGCAAGAACGAGCTCCGCCCCATATTTGCTTTCATTTATTCACTATCCCTCCCTCCTTCCTTAGCCAGAATTTTTTTTCCTCAATCTTCATATTCGTGTAAGttctttcaaatattttctgTCCGACCGCTCTTATTCAccttaaatattattttgttcttTAGTTATTGTGGTCAGTTAATATGTGAACTGGTCTTTACGAATTCTTCTGCGCTTCTCCTCATAATTATTGAAATTTGgctattaaa contains:
- the LOC140829115 gene encoding tobamovirus multiplication protein 1-like, yielding MLELRDGGCYPKAVVGVNVGLASVDCVIAILAFGQLMRIHSRNSVAGCTRQKVFHLMIGSCNLGYFVYFVLNLVAACKGWSCWSHSCGFIVMALPKILFVAAFLLLFSFWVDLCHQSNDDDEDEESPQEVLLDKRNKADPTANGSRNCCSFRLIHVGSRQKVVILVTLLVFAIMAASSVLIWIGMGKNTIDSAVVAQVYVDLIAIAVLLLGGALACYGLILFLKMRRVRSERASSEVWKVAGLAIVSVVCFTLSAVVALATNIPLFYHWSVRQIDGAYTSLLLVLYFFVGSSVPSAFVLYVMRELPPPILTNRQEESRAIAFISDGSFSSQPQQRWTAATSLQNQISRASPI